A single region of the Vicia villosa cultivar HV-30 ecotype Madison, WI linkage group LG4, Vvil1.0, whole genome shotgun sequence genome encodes:
- the LOC131597079 gene encoding tRNA-specific adenosine deaminase TAD2-like, with protein sequence MTSPDTLVFMELAIQQAKLAMDALEVPVGCVIVEDGMVIASGRNRTTETRNATRHAEMEAIDLLLEQWQKNRLSMTEVAKKFSNCSLYVTCEPCRMCASALSNLGIKEVFYGCSNDKFGGCGSILSLHLSDAVSPNKRGFKCAGGIMAKEAVLLFRTFYEQFSPILSKHLRKFKVGYMVSEDLSKDVGKDDIVMGVKRLIGDEEVKKNVEVLREKFRNG encoded by the exons ATGACTTCTCCAGACACTCTTGTATTCATGGAACTTGCAATACAGCAG GCAAAGTTAGCTATGGATGCCCTTGAAGTACCTGTCGG CTGTGTAATTGTTGAGGATGGCATGGTTATAGCCTCGGGAAGGAATCGAACTACCGAGACACGAAAT GCTACAAGACATGCCGAAATGGAAGCTATAGACCTGCTTCTAGAACAGTGGCAGAAAAACAGACTTTCGATGACTGAAGTTGCtaaaaaattctcaaactgcagTCTTTATGTTACTTGTGAACCGTGCAGAATGTGTGCATCTGCTTTATCAAATTTAG GTATAAAGGAAGTGTTTTATGGCTGTTCAAATGATAAATTTGGAGGTTGTGGATCAATACTATCATTGCATTTAAGTGATGCCGTGTCACCTAATAA AAGGGGTTTCAAATGTGCTGGAGGTATAATGGCAAAAGAAGCTGTCCTTCTCTTCCGAACATTCTACGAGCAATTTTCTCCAATTTT GTCCAAGCATTTAAGAAAGTTCAAA GTGGGGTATATGGTTTCTGAGGATCTATCCAAAGATGTGGGCAAGGATGATATAGTTATGGGAGTAAAGAGATTGATCGGTGATGAAGAAGTGAAGAAGAATGTTGAGGTTCTTAGAGAAAAGTTTAGGAATGGGTAG